In a single window of the candidate division WOR-3 bacterium genome:
- a CDS encoding acetyltransferase: MSNGQKIIIQGGGEHARVVLDALLACKADVAGLFDPKYSGDLFGIPQLGSYNADFETQAMAIVAIGNNHLRKEVAGKTKHQFTTVIHPSAIVSPYAKIGEGTQILHGAIVQAQSILGCHVIVNTGARIDHDCRIEDYVHIAPGATLCGTVEVGEGVLIGAGSVVLPGIKIGAWSVIGAGAVVTRDVQPRVIVAGNPARVLKKSHD, translated from the coding sequence ATGAGTAATGGGCAAAAAATTATTATTCAGGGGGGAGGCGAGCATGCGCGGGTAGTACTCGATGCACTGCTGGCCTGCAAGGCTGACGTGGCAGGATTATTTGATCCCAAATATAGCGGAGATTTATTTGGTATACCCCAGTTGGGTAGTTATAATGCCGATTTTGAAACGCAGGCGATGGCCATTGTTGCCATTGGAAATAACCATCTGCGTAAAGAAGTTGCTGGAAAGACAAAGCATCAGTTTACTACAGTTATTCATCCTTCAGCAATTGTTTCACCCTATGCGAAAATTGGTGAGGGCACACAGATACTTCACGGTGCTATTGTTCAGGCACAAAGCATCCTGGGATGTCACGTCATTGTAAATACGGGCGCCCGCATTGATCACGATTGCCGGATTGAAGATTATGTCCATATTGCTCCCGGTGCAACGCTATGCGGAACAGTTGAGGTAGGCGAGGGGGTATTGATCGGTGCCGGCAGTGTTGTTTTGCCGGGCATTAAGATTGGGGCGTGGTCTGTTATTGGTGCAGGAGCAGTTGTTACACGCGATGTGCAACCCAGGGTTATTGTTGCCGGTAACCCGGCCCGCGTACTTAAGAAAAGTCATGACTGA